DNA from Krasilnikovia cinnamomea:
GTTCGCGTGGGAGATGGCCAAACCGAACGACGCCGACCTCGCCCCGCTTGGGCACCGGCTCCTGCGAGCCCTGTCCCAGCGAGCCCAGTGGAAGGCCGCGATCCTCGCCGTCCAGGATCGCGCCGCCCAGCTCGTCCCCGCCGATGTCTCGGCAATCGCGCCCGTCCCAACCCACCGTGAGGAGATGAACCGTGAGTGACGACCTGTTGACCAATGAGGAGGTGGCCATCCGTCTCCGCACGACCCCCCGGTTCGTTCGCCGCCTTGTCGCGGAACGGCGCATCGCCTACGTGAAGGTCGGCCGCCAGGTGCGCTTCGAGCCCACCGCCGTGGAGGCGTACATCGAGGCCAACCGCGTCGTGCCGATGACCCGCGCCCAGCTCCGAGCCGAGCTGTGGGGGGCTGCCTGATGGCAAACCAGCCTGGCCGTCGACGTTTCGGCAACGTGCGTCAGCGTGCCTCCGGTCGCTGGCAAGCGCGCTACATCGGCCCCGATGGCCTTGAGCGGACCGCGCCGCACACGTTCGCCACGGAGCGGCAGGCGCAGAAGTGGCTCACCCTGATCGAGTCGGACATCATCAAGGGGGAGTGGGCCCCGCCTGAGGCGGGCGAGATCGTGCTGGCCGACTACGGCGTCCGCTGGATCTCCGAACGCAAGCTCGCCCCGCGCACCCGGCAGGGCTACGAGTACCTGTTCGCCCTACATGTCCGGCCGCACCTGGGCCAACTCACCCTGGCCGCGATCAAGCCCGCCACCATCCGGGCCTGGCGCAAGACGCTACTCGACCGTGGCTGCCCCGAGCCGCAGGCGGTCAAGGCGTACACCTTGCTGCGGGCCATCCTCAACACAGCGGTCAAGGAGGACGAGATCATTCGGCAGAACCCGTGCCGGATCAAAGGCTATGACCGGTACCACACCCCGGAGCGCCCGACCGCGACGATCCCGCAGGTCTTCGCCCTGGCCGACGCCATGCCCGCCCGGTTCTCGGCGCTCGTCATCGTCGGTGCGTTCTCCAGCCTCCGCTGGGGCGAGCTGGCCGAGCTGCGCCGCAAGGACGTCGACCTGGAAACGGGCATCGTCCGGGTCTCGCGCAAGCTCGCCATCCTCGTCGGCCGGGTGGAGGTCGGTCCGCCCAAGTCGGCCTCCGGTGTTCGCGTGGTCGCGCTGCCCGAGGTCGCCGTCGAAGCGCTGCGCAGGCACATGGGGCCGGGCGGCTACGTAAACCAGGGGCCGGACTCGCTGATCTTCACCGGAGCCAAGGGCGCGCACCTGCGGGGGAGCACGTTCGGACCGGCGGTCAAGTGGCGGACCACCGTCGTAGAGGTCGGGCTGCCGGAGGGCTTCCACTTCCACGACCTGCGGCACACCGGCAACACCCTCGCCGCGTCGTCGGGCGCGAGCACGCGGGAGCTGATGACCCGGATGGGCCACGCGACGATGCGCGCCGCGTTGATCTACCAGCACGCCACCAGCGAGCGGGACCGTGAGATCGCTGACCGCATGAACCGGCGAATCACCAAGCCCACCGCCAAGCAGGCGTCCGACGAGGAGGGGGAGCCAGATGGCCCGGCCCGGGCCACGCCAGCGACCTAATGGCCCGCTAATGGCCCACAAGATCAAAGTGGCTTGAATACGACGACGGCCCGGGTCCGGGGATACACCCTCTGACCTGGGCCGTTACGCTGTGGAGCGGGCGACGGGAATCGAACCCGCGTAATCAGTTTGGAAGACTGAGACTCTACCATTGAGCTACGCCCGCGAGCCCCGGTTGCCCGGGGACCGCGCACCAGGGTACTGAACGCGCGCCCGCCGCGCGAACCGGATCGCCGGGCGGGTGACTCCACGGCACATGCGCCTGAGGCGACCGCATACACTGACGGCGCCACGGGGTGTGGCGCAGCTTGGTAGCGCACTCGCTTTGGGAGCGAGGGGC
Protein-coding regions in this window:
- a CDS encoding tyrosine-type recombinase/integrase, which codes for MANQPGRRRFGNVRQRASGRWQARYIGPDGLERTAPHTFATERQAQKWLTLIESDIIKGEWAPPEAGEIVLADYGVRWISERKLAPRTRQGYEYLFALHVRPHLGQLTLAAIKPATIRAWRKTLLDRGCPEPQAVKAYTLLRAILNTAVKEDEIIRQNPCRIKGYDRYHTPERPTATIPQVFALADAMPARFSALVIVGAFSSLRWGELAELRRKDVDLETGIVRVSRKLAILVGRVEVGPPKSASGVRVVALPEVAVEALRRHMGPGGYVNQGPDSLIFTGAKGAHLRGSTFGPAVKWRTTVVEVGLPEGFHFHDLRHTGNTLAASSGASTRELMTRMGHATMRAALIYQHATSERDREIADRMNRRITKPTAKQASDEEGEPDGPARATPAT
- a CDS encoding helix-turn-helix domain-containing protein, translated to MSDDLLTNEEVAIRLRTTPRFVRRLVAERRIAYVKVGRQVRFEPTAVEAYIEANRVVPMTRAQLRAELWGAA